The window TAATCCAGAAGAAACTTCTACCGGGTTCACCCCCCACTCTGCGCGGGGCGCAAATCGCGGCTAAAATCAAAACAAGCAAGCAAGTTGGAGGAGATTTCTACGATTTCTTCGACATGGGGGCGGGGATTACAGGGCTCGCTGTATCAGATGTCGCCGGGAAGGGAATACCCGCTGCTTTCCTCATGTCCACGATTCAGGCTTCTCTAAGTGCTCAGACTCAGTTAAAACGTAAATGTGCCGATGTAGTTTACTACTTGAATAACAACCTATTTGAAAAGAGCGACACTATTCGCCATGCAACTTTATTCTATGCTCTATACGATGAACGAACAGGTATACTCAATTATACAAACGCTGGAGCCGTACCTCCGGTAATTATCAAACGAAACGGTAAAATAGAAAGATTGAAAAGAGGGGGCCTTGTTCTCGGGATTGAAAAAAATACTACCTATCTTGAAGGGGCGGTCAAATTAAAGAGTGGCGATCTGCTCGCGGCGTTTACGGATGGAGTAATTGATCAGGAGGATGATGAAGGGAATTATTTCGGATTCGAAAGATTTCTTGGATTCATGGTTGAGAATTACCGGCTTAGTTTAGATAGATTGATTGATAAATTATTCGACTGCTTAGAGGATTTTGGCAATAAAAAAATAAAGGACGATACTACGGTTATAATTTTAAAAAAGAATTAAAACTTAAATAAATATCACAGGTATTCTGAGGTTAATCTTATAATCCTATATAAACTATAGTATAATTATACAATTATAGGTTACCGCGCATCTTTATAATTATATATATTTTCTATTACTGCAATAATACTGTGAATGAGTGGCATTTTACCGGCCACTCTATTTATTAGATTTGTGAAATTGTAAACCGTAAGATTATATAAATACTGTATAATCTATTCCCATAAGTATATGTAATTACTTAAATTTTGATAGATCAGTTATTTTGCATAATTATTATATCCTCCATATTCTGTTGTCCGGCACAATAAATGCGCCTTGAAGAAGTAAATAACTTAATGAGGAATAAGTTATTTTGGAATATTTTTCGTAGTTGGCCAGTATAGATTATAATTAGCAGGAGGTGAAAAATGTTACCTATATTTCTGATAATTGATCTATTGTGGTGGCTGAAGTAAAGCAGCAAGCAGATTGCACTGGTTATTAAATTTAAATATTCCCGATGAGATGGGGTGTCTTACCGGGAATATTTATTTTTTTATCTATATTAATAATCCGGCATAATAAAAAAGCATTTTAAAAACGCCCCCGGCATGACTCGAACATGCGACACCCGGTTTAGGAAACCGATGCTCTATCCGCCTGAGCTACGGGGGCAAATTAACGATAATATCAAATAGTATTTTAATGATTTAACACTAAGATGGCAAATAAAATTGCTCAATAAATCACTAATGAAAACACTTTTCTATCACTGAGTTTTTTTCTGCCTTCAAGATCTGAAAGTTCGATCAGAAAACATAATTCTTCCACTTCACCGCCAAGTTTGTCGATCATTCTGCAAGTTGCCGCAGCTGTTCCTCCTGTCGCGAGTAGATCATCGATAATAAGTACCTTATCTCCCTTTTCTATCGAATCTACGTGCATCTCTAGACATTCTTCGCCATATTCAAGTGAATAACTTTCTTTTATTTTCTTTGAGGGCAATTTCCCCTCTTTCCTGACCAGAATTAAAGCCTTTTTCAATCTTGAGGCCAATACAGAACCGAATATGAACCCTCTGGATTCTATAGCGGCAATTTTGTCTATTTCACGATCTGAGTATCTGTGGTAAATCCTTTCGCATATCTCACTGAATACTTCATTGGAAAGAAGCAGCGGCGTGATGTCGCGGTAGAGTACTCCCTTTATCGGAAAATCAGCTATGCTTCGAATCACTTCTTTCATATCAATTTTCACGTTTTCTCCTCTGTTATTCTTCTTGAGAATCAATCAACAGCTTCAATTTACCTAGCGCACGCTTCTCGATCTGCCTTACTCTTTCTCTTGAAACATTTATTCTTTCCCCAATGCTGGCAAGTGTATGTGTTTCCCCGTCGAGAAGACCATACCTGATTTTCAATATATACTTTTCCCTTTCAGATAATCTTTCAATTATATCAGCCAGTTCTTCATTCTCGATTTGTCTTAGAATTATTTTTTCCGGGTTTACGTCATCTTCAACCTGAAAATCGTCAGCCAGTTGA of the Candidatus Krumholzibacteriota bacterium genome contains:
- a CDS encoding adenine phosphoribosyltransferase; this encodes MDMKEVIRSIADFPIKGVLYRDITPLLLSNEVFSEICERIYHRYSDREIDKIAAIESRGFIFGSVLASRLKKALILVRKEGKLPSKKIKESYSLEYGEECLEMHVDSIEKGDKVLIIDDLLATGGTAAATCRMIDKLGGEVEELCFLIELSDLEGRKKLSDRKVFSLVIY